Proteins from one Nicotiana tabacum cultivar K326 chromosome 23, ASM71507v2, whole genome shotgun sequence genomic window:
- the LOC107762706 gene encoding uncharacterized protein LOC107762706, whose product MLLQITCQDKATQTDPDNTMENLLLAMTTLCKKVKSMDEEIQIIRKIASSQQHDSKNTEIRRSEVSKIPELEGDVEKHLKTHNSLLNTIAGSSTASISSAKKKEEIKPRYTNINMNNLFSKPFVQKNIQNTQKEIFLPPQINTYKESLNQAKKTYNHITRTYIDNIHKIQNFLNKNPRSQTTQNPNEDYITHYLTGYNKLVALPNTNAKLIATCYNYGLLDTVYTQTGQEIATIPELHKAFMQYKRITKGTLFYIRFYSATAEILYEEIKPIIQVIKIGLTREMLVPEKIEEQEEIEKINIPDFYANKRIIGISTILNELANNYLNQNAIWSYYSREQTMIYSNCRDIREANMEELRQWVLSLLKPEQPTTTRAIRTNFISPDLLTRYCKLISHKYPDHICSKCKGDDNIIPDVQLE is encoded by the coding sequence ATGTTGTTGCAGATTACTTGTCAAGACAAAGCTACCCAAACTGACCCAGATAATACAATGGAAAATCTACTCTTAGCCATGACTACACTTTGTAAGAAAGTGAAAAGTATGGATGAAGAGATACAGATAATAAGAAAAATAGCTagtagtcagcagcatgactcaaaAAATACGGAGATAAGACGATCGGAAGTCTCTAAAATTCCAGAGCTAGAAGGTGACGTTGAGAAACACCTAAAAACTCATAACAGTTTGTTAAATACAATTGCAGGAAGCAGCACAGCTAGCATTTCATctgcaaagaagaaggaagaaattaaacCTAGATACACAAATATAAATAtgaacaatttattttcaaaaccattcgtacagaaaaatatccaaaatacccaGAAAGAAATATTCCTACCACCTCAGATAAATACCTACAAAGAAAGTTTGAACCAAGCCAAAAAGACATACAACCATATAACCCGTACATATATAGACAATATACACAAAATACAAAACTTTTTAAACAAAAACCCAAGATCCCAAACTACCCAGAATCCAAATGAAGATTACATTACCCATTATCTAACAGGATATAATAAATTAGTAGCCCTACCAAATACAAATGCAAAACTAATAGCTACTTGCTACAATTATGGACTATTGGATACTGTATATACACAAACAGGACAGGAGATAGCTACTATACCAGAATTACACAAAGCATTTATGCAATACAAAAGAATAACTAAAGGAACATTATTCTATATACGATTTTATTCAGCTACAGCAGAGATATTATACGAAGAGATAAAGCCTATCATACAAGTTATCAAGATCGGGCTTACAAGAGAAATGCTCGTACcagaaaaaatagaagaacaagaagagatagaaaaaataaatattccagaCTTTTATGCAAATAAAAGGATTATTGGAATATCCACTATACTAAATGAGCTAGCAAACAACTACTTAAATCAGAATGCGATTTGGAGTTATTATTCAAGAGaacaaacaatgatatattcaaatTGCAGAGATATACGAGAAGCAAATATGGAAGAATTAAGACAATGGGTCTTAAGTCTTTTAAAGCCAGAACAACCTACAACcacaagagctataaggacaAATTTTATCTCTCCAGATCTGTTAACAAGATATTGCAAGCTAATCAGTCACAAATATCCAGATCACATATGCTCAAAATGCAAAGGAGACGACAATATTATTCCAGACGTACAACTGGAATAA